From the Glycine max cultivar Williams 82 chromosome 11, Glycine_max_v4.0, whole genome shotgun sequence genome, the window TCTAACTAAGGCAACGCAACTACGaccgcaatttaaaaccattATTGGTAAGTAATATACTGTAATATACTTAGATCCGATCACGCTTTTCGTGAGCCCCACAAGCACAAGCTATGTTCTTATGCCAACATAAACATaaacaattcaaatataaaaacatcACCTTATCAGGATGCAAATACACTTTGTCCCGGAAGAGGAGAACAACCCCAGCCTCATCAAGAACCCTGGCAAATGCTGCAGCCTCCTCAGGACTCCTTGCAATCCCCACACTCTCACAGGCCTCAAGAAGCTCAGAATAGCAAATGACTTCCTTCCCTTCCATACCAAGCTtcatcttcaatgactccacATTCACCAACCTCATAAGCTTCTTGGCTTCAGAGAATGATATAGAATCTTCTGTTGTTCCATTATTGCCATTGCTGACACCACCATTCCCAGTGGAAGTTGATACACCCCTCTTGATTTGGTTCAACACAACAGATAAAGGTGTCCTTCTTCCACCACACATCACTTCAACAACGCCCCTCAAACCCAACAAAGGAGGGTCCAAAGGATGAAGCTTTTCCCCATAACCATGGCTAACACTACCAATTGAAGATACCCTTTGCCTCAGAAAACCGCCACCAGCACGCCACCACCACCTACCCCACATTTTTtcagaaaccaaaaaaataaaaattgaagcttTAGGAGAAAAGCACTGGTATCACCAAAAAATCAACACTGCCCAGTAATTTTATCACCGCAAAAGTTAAAACCCGTCTTCTTCCTTTCTCATCTGAAACATTCAAAACATATTGGTCACTGAAAATGATGCTCAAAAGTAGCAACTTCCGCCAAAGGAATGGGAAACATTTTGGAATAGTTTAATAGTGAAAGATAATagtagaaagagaaaaagaatctaTGTGAGTGCATTTCTGTGTGTGGATTTGGTttcatcacaaaaaaaaaaaaaaagaaacatttacCTTAAAATGAAGAcacagagagagaaaatgaggaTAAAGAGAGAGAAACTAGTAAGGGGAGAATGTAAGAGAAAGAACATAGGAGAAGGTGGAGGTTGACGGAGTTGCCGCCCCACAAGTACTCCGTTACTTTTTTGGTGTGAATCTACGCTGTTGCCAACGACGGTAGTAACGGTTTCTTAACAGCGATAGATGTTGTGTGGGTCCCAGGAATTAGGATGGACACCTACGCACCATGTACTCGGTTGTTACTCGTGGACTTCAGTGTTGAATGTGTCTGACCATTCTAAATAGATGGCGTTACATTTTCTTGTACGGGACACGTCCTAAGAGAAGACCGTGGAATTTGAAAGTTATTTCTgttgagttaatttttttttaagatgaaaaatgtaattattgttaaaaattaaaataatagtgaaatattgtgttttttttttcatccagaggtatttgtttatttggaaaaattttatttgatgctCAACTAATTACTTCCTACTGAGTTAAATCatttagagataaaataataattatatttacaattttatattcaaattaatcaaaCTCACACCTAGAATTCCAAGTGTCAAATTACTTATATCAATAACTTTTGATATaatgaattaagaaaaaacaattaaccttcatgttttttatgtaatagACTTCTTAGTAAaaacttttcattttcatttctttcatataAAGTTCTGAGCAATTCATTTGTTCttgcttataatttttttttaaaacatcattttctaatttttagataCATTAACTTTTTTTGTGCATATCCTTGATTAATTAATCTTTTCtgaaatattaatgaaaacaattaaatggataaagagataagaaaaaaataattttgaaatgataatacaaataattaaaatatttaatgtgattaaccaattttctcaaataacataaaatggtcttataattagagataaaagaagtattaataaaatctttataataatatatcaatGTATGGTTAAGCACTTGAAAGAATTTGATCaggaatattttaatttaactattatttttatgtttaaattttttatgtaactatgttaaatatttaaagataaaattttattaattatgataatCTAGTGACTCAAATAAGATTGACATACttgtaatttctaaaaaataatatcaatatatttaagattttttggGGTAATATATTTAGGATTAAAATGCACATGACACAACTtgataaaagttgaaaaataatacatgaatatcataaaaagtgtaaaaataataaatgatagtTTGATGAAATactaaaggaaaaataaaaacagaatcataaatattaatagTGTTAGTGATGTTGATGTGGGtatataattattcataaaaagtaTAGAATGTCAGGAATTAAAATATGGGAGGTGTCAGGTGATGCAACCACacaatttaatgttattttacgGAAATAgtattatgaaattttttataatactttttcattaattttttaatatttcataaagaaacacttagataaaaaaaaaaaatagtagcaGAGAAGAATATTAATTGGGTCAAGGAACCTCATTAATGTTGGAGGATGGGAatcacttttcattttttcccctATCAATTAATTATTCAGATTTGAATTTTATACTAGTATTAGTAATATGTTGATCTTCCCTTTTAGATGTTGTATTGCTCCATCTATTTATCCCCTTTTGCAAcagtttttcaaactcattaaaaCTTCATTGAAATTGTATGGGCAGAGCCAGACATTTTTAGGAGAGGGCTGAAGGTAATGATGGATTGTATTCCACAAATTACTTCTGGCTAAGGGGTCTTGAGTCTTGACATTCGTAGACAAATATGCAAGAGATTCAATTATGTATAATGCAGTGTGGACCTATCTTTTAGGGAAGGAATGGTCCAAAATGGGTCAGCTGTCcacttttttatttgagaattttaaaggttcttaaaactaaaaaaaaaaggagtctCTAAACCAATAAAGTAGATATCTTGATATTAGTTTATGATgatttgaaatcttaaaaaaaaaatgataactttcggtgtgtttttttttcatataaaaaaagttacatgaTAAAgtacccaattttttttaatttttttgattttggcACTTACTTAAAAAGTTTCAAATAGTTTAGAAACAGACTAAGTAATTCAACCTTTTCACCATTACGCATACAATCTCAAGAGTTGTATTCTTTTATCTTACCCCCAAACCTTAGAGATCgatccccattgctcctctggGTCTTGGAAGAACAATCTCAAAAGTTTCGATGTAAgtgatttataatttcttacaattaattcaaattgattttctttcaatttcttttctttttttttaatctcaagcaactgtttgcaattttttatgTAACTGTGCATGTTTGAGCATTGGATTTTTGAGGCAgtctatttttttcactaaGCTTTGACTTCCCCGGTCCCCCTCCCCCAAAGAGcttatttaattcaattatattatGGCTAGGCTTATTTATTGTTTagtctttcatttttaattagagTAGAATTATTAAAACTCTGTAAAATATAaacagaatttaattaaaatttacagatagaaaaagaaattatactATTATCCCATCATAGATAATTGTATATGAGAAAATTGTTGTGTTTTGTAAGCAAACTCATAAAATCaagttatttctattttatttattatgtgtaTATTAAAAACTTACAACATGCGTGTATACAAATAATGAACATGAACCCATGTCAATAAAATGCtttacacattttaattttggacAGAGGGCAACGGAAACAGTTGTCAGATTCAGATGTGAAATTATCAAAAGAAACGTAAAAAAGTTTCGCAtgtgaaacaaataaaaaaagatttggtTTTGATCAGAAAGCAAATCAAATAATCAATATTAGTCAATTATACTAAGATTTCTATACGATGCTAATAACTGCTTTTTTCAGTACACGTTGGATGTTGATTCTAATGCTTCTTTTTACTCATATTCTATCTTCTCCCTCAAGTCTCTTTCCTTTCTCAAAAACAAAAAGTCTTAGTTTTTGTcacaaaaaagttattgtcttgAGACCTGTACCATATAGAAAGTTGCATTCCAAGTTACAAGGTTCATTGATCATATCTGTTTAAATTCCATTGCAAGTTGGCTTTACCCTTTGCTGAGGTTGAGTTATATTCTGGGAAATGCTAAGCACTTGGAAAAGCAATGAACTTTCATTAAGCCATcttataaagaaataataaacttattaaGGCACCCAGTATTAGGCTGATGTAATGGCCTTACCATATCTTCATGTGATGTTTGTATATAATAAACAGTATAGGAATGAAACTGAAGCTTTGAGTTATATTCAATCAAATAGTAGTCATAATGGTTAATTAGAAGATAAGAAAGATGCTACAGAATCTTTGAACTATGTGATGGCTGATTCTATAACTTTGTGGTTTTAGCTCTTGTTGTTCTGTAATGATTCAGAATACATGTAATCActgaaaaatatattcaattgcTTAATGCCAAATATACAGCCCAGAACTGTACTGAATCTTGTAAGTATGATAAATGGGGGAAAAAATGTTAATCACAACtgtgcaaaattaattaaatggcCATTTGGTAGGCTCATTTGCTATGTTTTGCTTTTGATATAGTTTTAACCAAACCCTTGGCAATTTTCCAGAACCAAAACAAATTCATCATTGCCAACATTGGAGGCACCACAAGCAAGCTGTAAAAACCCAATGGGAAGATCTCCTTAACCTGAAATTAGGGAGCAAAATGTTCGGATTAATTTCCTAGATGAAAATCAAAGAGGGAACTCTGAAGTTATATGTGATGGGGAATCACAGAGAAAATGCTTGCCTCGTCAAAATGGGTCCACATGTGGataaaaaagaacatgaatAGGAAAATCCTTGCAATCTGCAgcacaaaatatataaagggATAAAGCATGTCAAGATCTGTATTGGAACAACCAAGTAAACTCGTTCCACAATTCCATCATTACAAACAATCATTGGAATAAGAAACAGATCGcaacaaaatttgaaatctttgcTTACATATAAGAGCCTGTTTGTATTCAAGATCAAACAGATTCTCGACTGAAgtgaaaaaaatttactttgagAAATTGGAGCATTGGAAAATGTGTTTTTCACATGGGAAATCATGCAAATGGAGTtagcaaaataaaacaaacagcCCCTAAGCAGATAGGTGAAAGCacataaatagttttatatCTTTAACATGCCCCCTTCAAGCAATACCCTTTCAAGTTTGAAGTGTGGGCAATGCATTAGCTCACCAACTACCTTGTGcttgaattcaacttttatTTGGAAGAATGAGTAGGGCACTCAATCACTCGGTTATAGAGACTTTGATATCATGTAAAGAATCAACTATCCTAAAAGCTTAAGATGCCAGGTAGAGACATCAAAATGGTTTTGTATTAACACCATGGGCTTCCTTGATGGTCAGGATAAAcaagatatgataagatatgCTATCATATCctactttaaatttttaatctgtTGTTTGGTGAGTCAATAGGATAGGATAAGAAAGGAATTAGGATCCACCCAAATTATTTGtgaatttatttcaaaatatttatattaaaaaaacaatgagGGAAAACATCTCCATAAGGTTTCCTCCTTAGGCATGCAATATGCGGTATACATTTTGTCAGAACCCAAGATTATCCCTTTCAATTATCTTTATCATCACCACTAATTGCTCCTTTTGCCTCAACATAAGACTCACCCAGAACCAAaaggaaaaattagaaaaattatcaaaatatagggccagtttgtttaaacttatttcttgaaataagtgtttattttaataaaataagcagCTTTCTGTTTTTCTAATGAGTTTGTCTAAATTGTTtctgcttaaaaaaaatagttttctacttattttaagaagcaaatcctatctgcttattaaaaaaatgttttttaaaaaacacttattttaaaattgttttttttaagtttaaacaaactggtCCATAACCTTACATGACCATAAGCAATTCCTTCAGGTACTATAATAGAATAGAATTGAGACCAAAAGTATATTATACAGTACCAACCACCCGAAGAACAAAGCAATGCCATTCCAGACGTAAAGTTTGGAGCTCTTAAGACCAGCAATATCCAAGTGCCTGTATATGTAATTAAAGTAACAAGTCAATGTTGGCTAAAGTACATGAGATGATGAAATCAAACTCTGAACAACAGATTTACCATCTTAGATTTACAAAAGGAGTTGTGCTCTCAGAGAAAAGAACCATTAGTATGTAGATCAGTCCTTGGCCACTTAGCAAAGATTGGATAATAGAAAACATGGACAGCCCATGGTGTAAAACCTAATTGCAAACAAATGAAGTTAGTTTACCACTTCCTAAACAGAAAACCTGGATACTGAGTTCAATGTGCAAAAAAACACAATGTCTAATATTATCTAATATATTAAACATAGCAAGAAAACTTGATATGTTTTCAACTTACGTATTCCAGACCTCCTAAAGCTGGAAAATGCCAAAGAATCATTGCCAGATCTGCTAGAAAATAACCTATAGAAATCTGAAAAAAGAGGGGAAATATTATATAAGACAAAATCACAAATAAGCTAACAGTACAATCATTGTTTTAATAAGgcaaaaacaataatgttaCTAACAAGAATAAGATAGATAAGAGATATCGAAAAAGAAGAAACAggaagatttaaaaaaataaaataaaagagcaaCAGGACACTAAGATTTAAGAATGCACTACCAGCCTGTGCATCAGACCAATGGGGAGCTAAAAGTTGGCTTGACAACTCTAATCTGGGTCCCAAGTCCCAACAAATAACTACCATATTTACAATGAACAACTGAGGGCATGCATCACGTCCATGCAGGAGTCTTTCCTCTTCCAAAGAGCACACCAGAAATTGCTTTTGTGCCtcttgcatttatcattaaagctACACAATCTAAAACTGAATGCTAAACAAGAAAAGACACAGGTTCATTTTAAAAGCACTACAACCTAAACAAATCTAGGCTTCAGCTTGATTTAGTACTTCATATCTGAAGAAGATTAATGATAGAACTACATGAATATTGAATTATAAAcagaaaatactaaaataataagtaataacattTACATTTTCAGTCTGTATATTTTATcaatagaagtatggtacttgatagaacattatggcggaagttgatccatgtagccgaccccacctagtgggataaggcgttgttgttgttgttgttgtatagtTAGAATGTAAAAggatttaaaaatcaatttctgCCGAATCAAACAAGTTAAATTTTACTCATATTATCTTCAACATACCCCCAGTACCAAATTTGAGAAAGTGGATGATCTATTAATAATGAGTTCTTCATGTGAATCCTTGTTGAAAATATCTGATAACACCAAGAGGTAAAATGACATAAACGATGCAAACAGAGCATGAAATGTTGAGAATCCCCTGCATTGGCAAAATGTCTTGAAGTTAACATCAAAAGTCAATTATGGACAAagcaaataaaaacagaaatctTTATACAAAGCTATTTTACCGGTTATTCCATTCAATTTTCTGTGCACTACTCAATTTGTCATATCCCTTGAACAACAGAGAACTCAAAATAGCAGTCAATCTATAAACCTTCAAGAAGGAAATGAAAAAAGGATCAATTTCCATTTGTTAATTACAAAGTAACCTCCAcaagaataatgtaatataaagtaaataataagagTTAACCATATTTCTTTGAACTAAAGAAGCCAGCAGAGCACTTAAAATGAAACATTTCTTCCCAAACCAGTGTAAGCACACAATTTCAACTTCAGTCTAAGGATGCTCCATAACTACCCACTTGGCCCTATATCTACAAAGCCTTTACCAATTACTACACCATAAAAAATGCACAAGAACACAAGCTCTttcttttcaattgaaatatttttttgttttttgcttcTTCACCATTAATCACATTAATCCAAGTTACACTATAGATAACATCACTTTGAAGATACCTACTCCCCAAATTACACCCTAAACCTGAAACATAATGTTAGTATCAAAACTAAAGAGACAAGTAGTAACTCCTACCAAATGGATATCACATCCCATAACTAATCCTGCTTTTGGATAATACGAATACACATGATTAACACATATTAATTCCCCCATATATTTATACATTCAATCCTTCATCTGAATTATCAGCCATCTTAGTTCAATTTAAGAAAAGGCATTTCCCTAATCCCTTCcctcccttttttcttttccttgtgatgttaataaaatgatattctGCATTTCTGCGCCTCCATCAAGCATTCAAAATCCTAATTTGGTCCATGGTTACATAAGAGCCATTTGCAACATAGAAGACACTGAGAAATTGATGAACAACTCATTTTACTCACAATAACACAGAAGATGATGCCAGTGAAGACAGACCCCAGCCATTGAATTTCTTTATTTGGGGTAGCAAAGTCAGAAGAGGAAACCAAACCAGCCAAGGAACCAAAAGAGAAAGCAAATCCCATCCAATCAACTAGTTGAAAGTACCAAactgcattaaaaaaaaaaacacataatgcATGAGTGCCCATCAACAATAAATGAACCCctattgaaacaaacaaataaagaaggGTGGAATCCCCACTCAACAAGAAactggaataaaaaaaattaatttttttccgtGATTCATGGGAAAGGAAAACTTGTCTACAACATAGTACTAGAAGTTATTTCGTTTGCACACTTCACATGACTTGCAGCACAAGCTGACCATTCAAACCATGATGAACATAGGAAGGGCAAGTAAAGAAAATTTCttggaaaacaaacaaacaaacaaaccccatAAAAGGAAATAGCCAATAGGACAAAGGGAAAAGTCATTTGATTGATTACATTATATTCATATCATAATGATGATCATGGATTGATGATGATACATAAAAATAACAGTGGCAAAGCATaccaagaagaaaagagaatagaagaagcaaattaagaaagaagaagCAGCAGTGTGTGaagcagaagaagaaggaaaatcagGAAATATTATAAAGGTAGTGAATTGAAGAAAATTAGGTGACCCATTATGACTTAGTACACTCATTCAATTGAAGCTTGAAACTTTAGTTTAGGGAGAGAGAATCAGACCTGAGGCTGAGGCACTGAAAGAGACCAACAATCATGGAAGGGTAGGGAGCGTGTTAAGCCATCTCAACGCAACATCAAACTCTTGCCTATGTTCAGTCAAAACGAAACTATTGATTGTTCCTTTTATCcgtcaaattaaataatactcctactcctaataataataatttaattaaaatgtactaaaaatatattaaaaaaatacttttatgcaATACGACAaatgtctattttttaaattaaaattaataataaataataaaatttgaaaacatacaattatttatatatactatCTATAAAAGAGAACCCTCTGGAAATTCCTAAAATACCCCTGTCTAAGATTGTGATAGTTGTCCATTTCCTTgtttttttggtcttttagCCCTTAATTTTTCACTCTTCTGATGCTTACAGGTGTTTAATTTTGCTGATTGTGGCATCTACACGTGTTTTATTTTACATGTTGTGCATGTGCTGGCCTTTGCTTCTTTACGTGGTTTCTTGCATTTCATTCTTCCTTCTTTAGTTTGCGTGTTTTTGGTTTTCATTTTCGCAGATAGAGACCAGTTTAATTTGGGTTCTGTTTGATATTGTTTTGATGTATGTTTTGTTACATTCGATGTTAGCTTAtggttttctggtttttcttttcttacatgCATATTACCTTTCgggtttttgacttttgtttctgtgatgttttcatgtttgttttgttacatgcatgttattttttcattttgttgtgtTGGACGATGTTTGGTTTGCATGTTTGGTTTAGGGTTCGTGGTACTTCTGCTGTTCTGTTCTGGTGCTGTTTTCATGTGTGTTTTCTTACATGCATGTTAGCTTCTCATTTTTGTGTGTTGAACGAGGTTTTGGATTTTTGCTTAGCTTATCGTGTTTCTATTTTGATGgtgattttgttgtttttttttttgcagtatTATGGCATGTTCTCCAGACAAGATAAAGAGCATCGATgactcaaaagaaactcttaaaCTCAGTGTGAGGATCAGTGATCTATGATTTATTGGCACGCCTAACACATCTGAGCAAGCTGAAATGGTGTTTGTGGACTCCGATGTATGCTTCAattctgtgtttttttttttgtaggtttATTACTTATTACTCATTGTTCAGTTCATTGTGTTGTAACCTTAATGCAATCCAGGGTGATGAGATCCACGCTGTTTGTAAACAAGAccaattgaagtaaaaaaatggACTTGAAAGAAAATTGTACTTATGTCATGCACAATTTTAAAGTGCTAAAAAACAATGGTCAGTACAGAGTGTGTGATCATCAATTTAAATTGGTGTTTATTGGGGTTATTGTTGTGAGGGAGTGTGTTCTAGGGAACATCCCTTTTAGAAAATACAGGTTTGTTGGATTTGCAGATGTTGTGGCTGGCCAGTTTGAACGTGGACTATTGGTTGGTATGTTAAgctatatttttgtaattgagtttattttgaaagttctgttgtttttggaattaaataacattCCCTGATTTTTCTGCTTGCTTTAGATGTTATTGGTGTTGTGGAGGAGGTTGTCTTCCGGCAAGTTTCAGGAAAAGGTAAGAAGGGTAGTCTTCAAATTAAAGGACTTAAGGTAAAGTTCGATTCTTGGTGACAATTTATGTGATATGCTTTGTCAAGTTGTGGCtatgattatattattattaataactaaTTGTTTCATAACTATTGTTTCTGATAGCCAGCAATTGCTATCTTTCACTTTGTGGGATGATTATTGCTTGTAGTTTTTGAAGTTCTTAGATGATTATGAAGGTGATGGCCCAATTACAGTTCTATTAAGCCATTGTAGGATCAAGGAAGCGCAGGGTATATCCTCATCTTGAATTTATTGATTTCTCTGTTTATCCTATTGCATGTTATGGttctgttttttaaattatttaggaTCTTATCCCGCATTGATCAGCAATTCTTTCAAGGCTTCAAAGTTAATTATTAACCAGCCCGTGATGGAGATTCAAGAATTCAATGAACGGTATTTTTTGTATGCGTTATGTAATAtatgttgataattttttgtcttatttttgttgttcattGTATATTTGTAGGCTTGCAGAGTTGGGCATTGAGGCCCGGTCAGGTTTTAAATCGCATGGTGAAGGGAGTACACAGCTTTCAGGTTCTATCCAATTATCATCAAAAGAATCAATCTTTGGCAAGGCTAAGGCAGAGACTATTGCTGACATTAACACCATCTATGAAGTAATGATCTTATATAGA encodes:
- the LOC100780083 gene encoding calcium uniporter protein 6, mitochondrial; this encodes MWGRWWWRAGGGFLRQRVSSIGSVSHGYGEKLHPLDPPLLGLRGVVEVMCGGRRTPLSVVLNQIKRGVSTSTGNGGVSNGNNGTTEDSISFSEAKKLMRLVNVESLKMKLGMEGKEVICYSELLEACESVGIARSPEEAAAFARVLDEAGVVLLFRDKVYLHPDKVVDLVRRAVPLVLTADNDPMREELKKLQDKKEEIDVLAHTQARRILWSGLGFGVITVGFFFRLTFWEFSWDVMEPIAFFTTTTGLVIGYAYFLFTSRDPTYQDFMKRLFLSRQRKLFKRQNFDIERFKELQCKCKTPLHASTVLKNRIGVELDLEDALHRDH
- the LOC100780614 gene encoding uncharacterized protein LOC100780614: MGFAFSFGSLAGLVSSSDFATPNKEIQWLGSVFTGIIFCVIVYRLTAILSSLLFKGYDKLSSAQKIEWNNRGFSTFHALFASFMSFYLLVLSDIFNKDSHEELIINRSSTFSNLVLGISIGYFLADLAMILWHFPALGGLEYVLHHGLSMFSIIQSLLSGQGLIYILMVLFSESTTPFVNLRWHLDIAGLKSSKLYVWNGIALFFGWLIARIFLFMFFFIHMWTHFDEVKEIFPLGFYSLLVVPPMLAMMNLFWFWKIAKGLVKTISKAKHSK
- the LOC112998363 gene encoding uncharacterized protein, which translates into the protein MDLKENCTYVMHNFKVLKNNGQYRVCDHQFKLVFIGVIVVRECVLGNIPFRKYRFVGFADVVAGQFERGLLVDVIGVVEEVVFRQVSGKGKKGSLQIKGLKFLKFLDDYEGDGPITVLLSHCRIKEAQGSYPALISNSFKASKLIINQPVMEIQEFNERLAELGIEARSGFKSHGEGSTQLSGSIQLSSKESIFGKAKAETIADINTIYEEIVCVTVGTITRIVLDNHSWYRLEVMINQGNESTKFLLWDRECSELIGQSADAVNKLKIEDGDVDLNASPQALDKLLGHELAFKIKVQPKFRNSAFLKCSADSSLINVVMDMLADAEQSLSVTVDHDPLLGLPLTPTKRQAFQDCDDEAGTSQISPAQLSSNKLKKHAGI